A single Arcobacter sp. FWKO B DNA region contains:
- a CDS encoding NADH-quinone oxidoreductase subunit J — MMEVIAFYLFAFLTIAMFATTVLTNNALYALSSLAAGMIFISAFYFMLDAEFLGVVQIVVYTGAVMALYAFGMMFFDTIADVKEDIKHPKLVFLLSGGIALLVVVIFTAPIISGNIIAEHPMSPEYGNNVKDVGLVLFTKYLVPFELAAVMLLVAMIGGIILAGKKMDVSITQLSEEEIDKLSSNSEMTKDKK, encoded by the coding sequence ATGATGGAAGTAATAGCATTTTATCTATTTGCTTTTTTAACAATTGCAATGTTTGCTACAACAGTGCTAACAAATAATGCACTTTATGCATTAAGCTCATTAGCAGCTGGTATGATTTTTATATCAGCATTTTATTTTATGCTAGATGCAGAGTTTTTAGGTGTTGTTCAAATTGTTGTATATACTGGTGCAGTTATGGCACTTTATGCTTTTGGTATGATGTTTTTTGATACTATAGCAGATGTAAAAGAGGATATAAAGCATCCAAAATTAGTGTTCTTATTAAGTGGCGGTATAGCACTTTTGGTTGTAGTAATTTTTACAGCTCCAATAATCAGCGGAAATATTATAGCAGAACATCCAATGTCACCAGAATATGGTAATAATGTAAAAGATGTTGGTTTAGTATTATTTACAAAATATTTAGTACCATTTGAGCTAGCAGCAGTTATGCTACTGGTTGCAATGATAGGTGGTATTATACTTGCTGGTAAGAAAATGGATGTTTCAATTACACAGTTAAGTGAGGAAGAAATTGATAAGTTAAGCTCTAATTCAGAGATGACAAAGGATAAAAAATGA
- the nuoK gene encoding NADH-quinone oxidoreductase subunit NuoK — translation MMLNDYLILSTILFCIGLIGVIRRKNLLMLFFASEIMLNAVNVGLAAVSKFHGDLSGQMFAFFIIAVAASEVAIGLGLLILAYKRKNSLSLDNLQSMGG, via the coding sequence ATGATGTTAAATGATTATTTAATACTTAGTACAATCCTTTTTTGTATTGGACTAATTGGGGTAATTAGAAGAAAAAATCTTTTGATGTTATTCTTTGCATCAGAGATAATGCTTAATGCTGTAAATGTAGGTCTTGCAGCAGTATCAAAATTTCATGGTGATTTAAGTGGACAGATGTTTGCATTCTTTATTATAGCTGTAGCTGCAAGTGAAGTTGCAATAGGACTGGGGCTATTGATTTTAGCATATAAGAGAAAAAATTCTCTAAGCTTAGATAATTTACAAAGTATGGGGGGCTAA
- the nuoI gene encoding NADH-quinone oxidoreductase subunit NuoI, whose translation MGAHIEEKETTQTVIESDGYMTVHDGKYPDSRWKEFTQVMSRTLKTELFGGLKITFKNMIDALFRNEMHTIRYPVEKLPISPRYRAVHKLLALLESGNNRCIGCGLCEKICIAKCIRMDTKIDENSRKEVSEYTINLGRCIFCGYCAEVCPELAIVHGGRYENASEQRAHFVLKDDLLTPLDFLKDQKEYTGFGAPSDDADAKIQKTPLAY comes from the coding sequence ATGGGTGCACATATAGAAGAAAAAGAGACAACGCAAACTGTTATAGAATCTGATGGATATATGACAGTTCACGATGGTAAATATCCTGATAGTAGATGGAAAGAGTTTACTCAAGTAATGAGCAGAACACTAAAAACTGAGCTTTTTGGTGGTTTGAAAATTACATTTAAAAATATGATAGATGCATTATTTAGAAATGAGATGCATACAATAAGATATCCAGTTGAAAAACTTCCAATAAGCCCAAGATACAGAGCTGTACATAAATTACTTGCACTTTTAGAAAGTGGAAATAACAGATGTATTGGTTGTGGACTATGTGAAAAAATTTGTATAGCAAAATGTATTAGAATGGATACTAAAATTGATGAAAACTCAAGAAAAGAAGTAAGTGAATATACAATTAACTTAGGTAGATGTATATTTTGTGGATATTGTGCTGAAGTTTGTCCAGAACTTGCAATTGTTCACGGTGGAAGATATGAAAATGCAAGTGAGCAAAGAGCACACTTTGTATTAAAAGATGATCTTTTAACACCACTTGATTTCTTAAAAGATCAAAAAGAATACACAGGTTTTGGAGCACCATCAGATGATGCAGATGCAAAAATCCAAAAAACACCTTTGGCATACTAA
- a CDS encoding NADH-quinone oxidoreductase subunit G, with protein MSNLITLTIDGKEVKANEGEFILNVARANGIFIPAICYLTRCSPTLACRLCLVEADGKQVYSCNAKVKDGMNIATTTDNIEQERRAIMEVYDVNHPLQCGVCDQSGECELQNYTLYMGVDKQNYAIKDTSRPAQNWGVMKYDPGLCIVCEKCVTVCKDMIGSNALGTVKRGGEDLDKSYKESMPKDAYAMWNKLNKSLIGFEEDKCIDCGECISVCPVGALVSSDFQYKSNAWELTRIPASNPHSSDCSLMYYETKHDSIVNNKSQKIYRVTNDSHYVSLSGAARFGFEYALETSKDNDKFTQAVEAFKKADTIKFSSFITNEEALILQKLREKFGYRLINNDAKKYQNFIKSFSTTSGTTLYNGSLKDIHESNFVISVGSFFKSDAPSVRYAFNNSISMNKGAGLYFHPMEDITVENFGKKGKTIEVIKNKPLSEEAILYFILDLFGKELPEDVSSYINSQKEIRSKKTVETIKETIKEIVEDEETGEKKEVEKIVPKKVETVTEYQYSKLLDLIGADEALLETINAMLDKKDCFSLIIGEDLIHHPRSENLAKLVGLIQRCTDFKVVIIPTQTNTLGVSQICELDSECGSYVIGYNKSGDFTLSALGDGDLDMPPLLQQEGTFTNIDKRVVPTNAALPYSGYTLNDIANALGLMSEYSIDYTTQLPKAKGYKNIEFDSLSNYFSNDFKENRGYLLDISDISYNDKVDFIKEQTELDGDVIYKANPINQFNEFTSVSKQIKDKMGCYMSKSKAESLSLEDGNIVKVESNGNSIELEVVIDGQLSGDICYIPTFDKNKQTCKLFGEYRYTTAVIKK; from the coding sequence ATGAGTAACTTAATAACATTAACAATAGATGGCAAAGAGGTAAAAGCAAACGAAGGTGAGTTTATCTTAAATGTAGCAAGAGCAAATGGTATATTTATACCAGCAATTTGCTACTTAACAAGATGTTCACCAACTCTTGCATGTAGACTTTGTTTAGTTGAGGCTGATGGTAAGCAAGTTTATTCTTGTAATGCTAAAGTAAAAGATGGGATGAACATAGCAACTACAACTGATAACATAGAGCAAGAACGCCGTGCTATCATGGAAGTATATGATGTAAACCACCCTTTACAATGTGGTGTATGTGATCAAAGTGGAGAGTGTGAACTTCAAAACTATACTTTATATATGGGTGTAGATAAACAAAACTATGCCATCAAAGATACAAGTAGACCTGCACAAAACTGGGGTGTTATGAAATATGACCCAGGTCTTTGTATAGTGTGTGAGAAGTGTGTAACTGTATGTAAAGATATGATTGGTTCAAACGCTCTTGGAACTGTAAAAAGAGGTGGGGAAGATTTAGACAAATCATACAAAGAGAGTATGCCAAAAGATGCATATGCTATGTGGAACAAACTAAACAAATCTCTTATTGGCTTTGAAGAAGATAAATGTATTGATTGTGGAGAGTGTATCTCAGTTTGTCCTGTTGGGGCACTCGTTAGTAGTGATTTTCAATACAAATCAAACGCTTGGGAACTTACAAGAATTCCTGCTTCAAACCCACATAGTAGTGATTGTAGCTTGATGTATTATGAAACAAAACATGACAGTATAGTAAATAACAAATCACAAAAAATCTACCGTGTAACAAATGATTCACATTATGTAAGTCTAAGTGGAGCTGCAAGATTTGGTTTTGAGTATGCTTTAGAAACTTCAAAAGATAATGATAAATTTACTCAAGCTGTAGAAGCATTTAAAAAGGCTGATACAATTAAGTTTAGTTCATTCATTACAAATGAAGAAGCTCTAATCTTACAAAAACTAAGAGAAAAGTTCGGGTATAGATTAATCAACAATGACGCAAAAAAATATCAAAATTTTATAAAATCATTTTCTACTACAAGTGGAACTACACTATATAATGGAAGCTTAAAAGATATACATGAAAGTAACTTTGTAATAAGTGTAGGAAGTTTTTTTAAATCAGATGCACCAAGTGTTAGATATGCATTTAACAACTCAATAAGTATGAATAAAGGTGCTGGATTATATTTCCATCCTATGGAAGATATCACAGTTGAGAACTTTGGTAAAAAAGGCAAAACAATAGAGGTAATTAAAAATAAACCTCTAAGTGAAGAAGCTATATTGTATTTTATTCTTGATTTGTTTGGTAAGGAGTTACCAGAAGATGTATCAAGCTATATAAATTCTCAAAAAGAGATAAGAAGTAAAAAAACTGTCGAAACTATTAAAGAAACAATCAAAGAGATTGTTGAAGATGAAGAAACAGGTGAGAAAAAAGAGGTAGAAAAAATTGTTCCTAAAAAAGTAGAAACAGTTACAGAATACCAATACTCTAAACTTCTTGATTTAATAGGTGCTGATGAAGCGTTACTTGAGACAATAAATGCAATGTTAGATAAAAAAGATTGCTTCAGTCTTATAATTGGGGAAGATTTAATTCACCATCCAAGAAGTGAGAATTTAGCAAAATTAGTTGGATTGATTCAAAGATGTACAGATTTTAAAGTAGTGATTATACCAACTCAAACAAATACTTTGGGTGTTTCTCAAATTTGTGAGTTAGACTCTGAATGTGGAAGTTATGTAATTGGTTACAATAAATCTGGAGACTTTACACTAAGTGCCTTGGGTGATGGGGATCTTGATATGCCTCCATTATTACAACAAGAAGGGACTTTTACAAACATTGATAAAAGGGTAGTACCAACAAATGCTGCATTACCTTATAGTGGCTATACTTTAAATGATATTGCAAATGCATTAGGCTTGATGAGTGAATATAGTATTGATTATACTACACAATTACCTAAAGCTAAAGGGTATAAAAATATTGAATTTGACTCTTTAAGTAACTATTTTTCAAATGATTTCAAAGAAAATAGGGGATATTTGTTAGATATCAGCGATATAAGCTATAATGACAAGGTTGATTTCATAAAAGAACAAACTGAACTTGATGGAGATGTGATTTATAAAGCAAATCCTATAAATCAGTTTAATGAATTTACTTCGGTGTCAAAACAAATAAAAGATAAAATGGGTTGTTATATGAGCAAATCAAAGGCTGAGTCACTTAGCTTAGAAGATGGCAATATAGTAAAAGTAGAGTCAAATGGAAATAGTATTGAGCTTGAAGTGGTAATAGATGGACAGCTTAGTGGAGATATATGTTATATCCCAACATTTGATAAAAATAAACAAACTTGTAAGCTGTTTGGTGAGTATAGATATACTACAGCAGTTATTAAAAAGTAG
- a CDS encoding NADH-quinone oxidoreductase subunit M has protein sequence MEYILSILIFFPAVAAMMGFIVNKDSIRMYAITVTAIEFLLSCILWYSFDSSNGGMQFMEFIPIIAEYGISYNLGIDGISLFLVIMTTFMTMIAVIGLTETRDLKNMLITVLFLEMTMVGVFVSLDAIIFYLFWELSLVPMLYIVGAWGGALRIYASIKFFLYTFLGSLVMLVGMLYLGYVYYATTGTWSFSLHDWNMLLLPYNMQMWLFIAFFAGFAIKVPMVPFHTWLPYAHGQAPTIGSVILAAVLLKMGTYGFIRFSLPLFPDASVAMMIPMAVLALIAIIYTAMVAYAQEDMKQVIAYSSVSHMGVIILGTFALNVEGISGSIFLMISHGIVSGALFMLVGVLYDRRHTKMINEYGGIAAVMPKFALVFGIMLMASVGLPLTIGFVGEFLSLLGFFKVSPVITLLAGLTIILGAVYMLVLYKKVFFGPLTNEKNKTLVDIKGREMAALAPLVALVIYFGVYPKPILEPVDNSVKQLVQTMYVKSITPNAKEKIAEVNSIGEAE, from the coding sequence ATGGAATACATTTTATCGATATTAATATTTTTTCCAGCAGTTGCTGCTATGATGGGCTTTATTGTAAATAAAGACTCTATAAGAATGTATGCAATAACAGTAACAGCAATAGAATTTCTACTAAGCTGTATATTGTGGTACTCATTTGATAGTAGTAATGGTGGAATGCAATTTATGGAATTCATTCCTATTATTGCTGAGTATGGAATTAGCTATAATTTAGGAATTGATGGTATATCACTGTTTTTAGTAATTATGACTACATTTATGACAATGATTGCTGTAATTGGTCTAACAGAAACAAGAGATCTTAAGAATATGCTAATTACTGTATTATTCTTAGAGATGACTATGGTAGGGGTATTTGTTTCTTTAGATGCAATAATATTCTATTTATTTTGGGAACTTTCACTTGTACCTATGTTATATATAGTTGGTGCATGGGGTGGAGCTTTAAGAATTTATGCTTCTATTAAATTCTTTTTATATACATTCTTAGGAAGCTTGGTAATGCTTGTAGGTATGTTATATCTTGGATATGTATATTATGCAACTACAGGTACTTGGAGCTTTTCATTACATGATTGGAATATGCTTTTACTTCCATACAATATGCAAATGTGGCTATTTATTGCTTTCTTTGCTGGTTTTGCAATCAAAGTTCCAATGGTTCCATTTCATACATGGTTACCATATGCTCACGGACAAGCACCAACAATAGGTTCTGTTATACTTGCAGCAGTACTACTTAAAATGGGGACTTATGGATTTATAAGATTTTCTTTACCATTATTTCCAGATGCGAGTGTTGCAATGATGATACCTATGGCTGTACTTGCTCTTATTGCTATTATCTATACGGCTATGGTTGCATATGCTCAAGAAGATATGAAACAAGTTATTGCATATAGTTCAGTTTCACACATGGGTGTGATTATACTTGGTACATTTGCATTAAATGTTGAGGGTATTTCAGGTTCAATTTTCCTAATGATAAGTCATGGTATAGTTTCAGGTGCACTATTTATGCTTGTTGGGGTATTGTATGATAGAAGACATACAAAAATGATTAATGAATATGGTGGAATTGCTGCAGTAATGCCAAAATTCGCATTAGTATTTGGAATTATGTTAATGGCAAGTGTGGGATTACCACTTACTATAGGTTTTGTTGGTGAGTTTTTAAGTTTACTAGGTTTCTTTAAAGTATCACCAGTTATTACACTTTTAGCTGGACTTACAATTATTCTTGGTGCTGTATATATGTTGGTACTTTATAAAAAAGTATTTTTTGGACCACTTACAAATGAAAAAAATAAAACATTAGTAGATATCAAAGGTCGTGAGATGGCTGCACTTGCTCCACTTGTAGCATTGGTTATTTATTTTGGGGTATATCCAAAACCAATTCTAGAGCCAGTTGATAACTCTGTAAAACAACTAGTGCAAACTATGTATGTTAAATCAATAACACCAAATGCAAAAGAAAAAATTGCTGAAGTAAATTCAATTGGGGAGGCAGAATAA
- the nuoN gene encoding NADH-quinone oxidoreductase subunit NuoN: MIEPISVDLVSLNLASLAPMLIAVFGALVILCIDLINKNLHKSFYVMLTVLFLIVDLGAVLGYSGATRGFFDLMLVDGISILSQIIIIIASALFILLALSQQRFHEYRYPEYFALFLFMVAGFQFMVSSDNLILIFVGLETASMALYTMIAMHNREKSLEAAVKYFTMGAFAAACFAFGVMIFYAITGSMELSQISAVLVQNNFEPFPAVLLGVVFMLVALGFKLSLVPFHIWAPDVYEGSSSAMAGYMSIVPKIAAFVVALRFFEIFVSANIFWVEVILYGIVVITMTLPNMIALVQEDIKRMLAYSSISHAGFVMAAILLGTTQATQGLFLYWALFLFTNLGAFAMLWVHRQKRLEGYATDHPFAKFSGLVKKSPMTASIMGLFMLSLAGIPPFSLFWGKMYLIGSAVNADYIILALIMAANSAIAAYYYLKLIVYMFLKEPIADEKVEFLGNANNTLKTVIGVSALVTLMAIFFINPLLEIISYYVQSSGF; this comes from the coding sequence ATGATTGAGCCAATCTCAGTAGATCTTGTAAGTTTAAATCTTGCTTCTTTAGCACCTATGCTTATCGCGGTATTTGGTGCTTTAGTAATATTATGTATAGACTTAATTAACAAAAATCTACATAAATCATTTTATGTAATGTTAACTGTACTATTTTTAATAGTAGATTTAGGTGCAGTTTTAGGATATAGTGGTGCAACAAGAGGATTCTTTGACTTAATGCTAGTTGATGGAATATCAATTTTGTCACAAATTATTATAATAATTGCTTCAGCACTATTTATACTTTTGGCTCTTTCTCAACAAAGATTTCATGAGTATAGATATCCAGAATATTTTGCTTTATTTTTATTTATGGTAGCTGGCTTTCAGTTTATGGTGAGTAGTGATAATTTAATCTTAATATTTGTTGGACTTGAAACTGCTTCAATGGCACTTTATACAATGATTGCGATGCATAACCGTGAGAAATCTCTTGAAGCAGCAGTTAAATATTTTACAATGGGTGCTTTTGCAGCTGCATGTTTTGCATTTGGTGTAATGATATTTTATGCAATAACAGGAAGTATGGAATTATCACAAATAAGTGCAGTATTAGTTCAAAACAATTTCGAACCATTTCCAGCTGTTTTACTTGGTGTAGTATTTATGCTAGTAGCTCTTGGATTTAAGCTCTCTTTGGTACCGTTTCATATTTGGGCACCAGATGTTTATGAAGGTTCAAGTTCAGCAATGGCTGGATATATGTCAATTGTTCCAAAAATTGCAGCGTTTGTAGTAGCATTAAGATTTTTTGAGATATTTGTTAGTGCAAATATTTTTTGGGTTGAAGTTATATTATATGGAATTGTTGTAATTACGATGACATTGCCTAATATGATTGCACTTGTTCAAGAAGATATTAAAAGAATGTTGGCTTATAGTTCAATTTCACATGCTGGATTTGTTATGGCAGCTATTTTACTTGGTACAACACAAGCAACTCAAGGGTTGTTCTTATATTGGGCATTGTTCTTATTTACAAATCTTGGGGCATTTGCAATGCTTTGGGTACATAGACAAAAAAGACTTGAAGGGTATGCAACGGATCATCCATTTGCAAAATTCTCTGGACTAGTAAAGAAATCTCCTATGACAGCGTCAATAATGGGATTGTTTATGTTAAGTCTTGCAGGAATTCCACCATTTTCACTATTTTGGGGAAAAATGTACTTAATAGGTTCTGCAGTAAATGCTGATTATATTATACTTGCATTGATAATGGCAGCAAATAGTGCAATAGCAGCTTATTATTACTTGAAATTGATAGTTTATATGTTCTTAAAAGAACCTATTGCTGATGAAAAAGTAGAATTTCTAGGTAATGCAAATAATACATTAAAAACTGTAATTGGAGTTTCAGCTTTAGTTACATTAATGGCAATATTCTTTATAAATCCATTATTAGAGATAATCTCTTATTATGTACAATCAAGTGGATTTTAA
- the nuoH gene encoding NADH-quinone oxidoreductase subunit NuoH: MDPIYFLETIIKILVVLLVFSALAGFTTYIERKVLAFMQRRLGPVHVGPVGLLQILADGVKLFTKEDFVPQNANKPIFMIAPVITAATAFIAMSAIPFLPEFTIGNHTVTPIISDVNVGLLFVLGVMATGLYGPLLAGMASGNKWALLGGARTAIQLLSYEIVTGLSILAPLMLVGSLSLIDINNYQNGCVTDWLLWTQPVAFILFLIAGFAETNRTPFDLLEHEAEVIAGYATEYSGMRWGMFFIGEYANLFTISFLAALVFMGGFNDLWFIPGGIAIILKVMLLIFFFLWTRASWPHIRPDQLMWLCWKVLMPIAVINIIVTGLVIML; this comes from the coding sequence ATGGATCCGATATATTTCTTAGAAACAATAATTAAGATTTTAGTAGTTTTACTTGTCTTTTCTGCACTTGCTGGATTTACAACTTATATAGAGAGAAAAGTTCTAGCATTTATGCAAAGAAGATTAGGTCCAGTACATGTTGGACCAGTTGGACTACTGCAAATTTTAGCTGATGGTGTGAAGTTATTCACTAAAGAGGATTTTGTTCCACAAAATGCAAATAAACCAATATTTATGATAGCTCCAGTAATTACAGCAGCTACAGCATTTATTGCAATGAGTGCAATTCCATTCTTACCAGAGTTTACAATAGGTAACCATACAGTAACACCAATTATAAGTGATGTTAATGTTGGTTTATTATTTGTACTTGGTGTAATGGCTACGGGGCTTTATGGTCCATTGTTAGCAGGTATGGCAAGTGGTAATAAATGGGCATTACTTGGAGGTGCAAGAACAGCTATCCAGCTTTTGAGTTATGAGATAGTAACAGGTCTTTCAATACTTGCACCACTTATGTTAGTGGGGAGTTTATCATTAATTGATATAAATAATTATCAAAATGGATGTGTGACTGATTGGTTATTATGGACTCAGCCAGTAGCATTTATACTGTTTTTAATAGCAGGTTTTGCTGAAACAAATAGAACACCATTTGACTTATTAGAGCATGAAGCTGAGGTTATTGCAGGATATGCAACTGAATATTCAGGTATGAGATGGGGTATGTTTTTTATCGGTGAGTATGCGAACCTTTTTACGATTTCATTTTTAGCTGCACTAGTATTTATGGGTGGTTTTAATGATTTATGGTTTATCCCTGGTGGTATTGCAATAATACTTAAAGTAATGCTTTTAATATTTTTCTTCTTGTGGACAAGGGCTTCTTGGCCACATATCAGACCAGATCAATTGATGTGGTTGTGTTGGAAAGTGTTAATGCCAATAGCAGTAATTAATATAATAGTTACTGGTCTAGTGATAATGTTATAG
- the nuoL gene encoding NADH-quinone oxidoreductase subunit L, whose protein sequence is MEKLLYIALFAPLVGSLFAALFANSPKKLITGIFTSAMLGLSMISSLILLSWVMTGNVVHVRMLDWIVVGQIDIPFGFVVDQVSAVMMVVVTVVSTMVHIHSIGYMDHDKGFNRFFSYLSAFVFSMMILVMSDNFAGLFIGWEGVGLCSWLLIGFWYHKEDKPLVKDMYNSPFSTLSPHSSISPAFAANEAFITNRVADLGMLIGIFLIYWNLGSLQYDEVFANIGTLSNATVVAIAAFLFIGAMGKSAQFPFNQWLANAMEGPTPVSALIHAATMVTAGVYLVIRANDIFLTVPEVGMFIAGLGAFVALFAASQALVATNMKKIIAFSTLSQLGYMFVAAGLGAYWVALFHLATHAFFKSVLFLGAGNVMHAMNDEINIKKMGGLFKHMPKTGTIMIIASVALAGIFPFAGFFSKDLILEVAFGTHSYIIWTVLWITAGLTAFYSFRLIMYVFFGKEKYHEYGYHPHETYGFVIAAMAPLAILSVVAGWTQSGFESMVTAILPPLDIHVDSGTFWTLIAVTTGIVVTGIAFAVLKYRKDESYFGDKMKDRFCYKLLANQYYMPHFFEKVVLKPYLAMSRFSWKEIDLKIVDTIVDAIGKSIYNTGSEGRVIQTRNLSTALRWMAAGLLVLIILSILLVSYK, encoded by the coding sequence ATGGAAAAACTTTTATATATAGCTCTATTTGCTCCACTAGTAGGTTCACTATTTGCTGCATTATTTGCAAATAGTCCTAAAAAGTTGATAACAGGAATATTTACATCAGCTATGCTTGGACTATCAATGATATCATCGTTGATACTACTATCATGGGTAATGACAGGTAATGTTGTTCATGTAAGAATGCTTGATTGGATAGTGGTTGGACAAATAGATATACCATTTGGTTTTGTCGTAGATCAAGTAAGTGCAGTTATGATGGTTGTTGTAACAGTTGTATCAACTATGGTACACATTCACTCAATAGGTTATATGGATCATGATAAAGGATTTAATAGATTCTTCTCATATTTATCAGCGTTCGTATTTTCTATGATGATACTAGTAATGAGTGATAACTTTGCTGGTTTATTTATAGGATGGGAAGGTGTTGGTTTATGTTCATGGTTATTGATAGGATTTTGGTATCATAAAGAAGATAAACCTCTTGTTAAAGATATGTATAATTCACCATTTTCAACATTGTCTCCACATTCGTCAATTTCTCCTGCATTTGCAGCTAATGAGGCGTTTATAACAAATAGAGTAGCTGACCTTGGTATGTTAATTGGTATATTCTTAATATATTGGAATCTTGGTAGCTTACAATATGATGAAGTATTTGCAAATATTGGAACATTGAGTAATGCAACTGTTGTTGCAATTGCGGCATTTTTATTTATAGGTGCTATGGGTAAATCTGCACAGTTTCCATTTAATCAATGGCTTGCTAATGCGATGGAAGGTCCAACACCAGTATCTGCACTAATTCATGCAGCAACAATGGTAACAGCTGGTGTATACTTAGTAATTAGAGCTAATGATATTTTCCTTACAGTTCCAGAAGTTGGTATGTTTATAGCTGGTCTTGGTGCTTTTGTTGCATTATTTGCAGCGTCACAAGCATTAGTTGCAACAAATATGAAAAAAATCATAGCATTTTCAACATTATCACAATTAGGATATATGTTTGTTGCTGCTGGACTTGGAGCTTATTGGGTAGCATTATTCCACCTTGCAACTCATGCATTCTTCAAATCTGTTTTATTCTTGGGTGCAGGAAATGTAATGCATGCTATGAATGATGAGATAAATATCAAAAAAATGGGTGGTTTATTTAAGCATATGCCAAAAACTGGAACTATTATGATAATAGCTTCAGTAGCATTAGCTGGTATATTCCCATTTGCTGGATTTTTCTCAAAAGATTTAATACTTGAAGTTGCATTTGGTACACATTCATATATTATTTGGACAGTTTTATGGATTACAGCTGGTTTAACTGCATTTTATAGCTTTAGATTAATTATGTATGTATTCTTTGGTAAAGAAAAATACCATGAATATGGATATCATCCACATGAAACTTATGGGTTTGTAATTGCAGCTATGGCTCCACTTGCTATTCTTTCAGTTGTTGCTGGATGGACACAATCAGGATTTGAGAGTATGGTAACGGCAATCCTTCCACCACTTGATATCCATGTTGATTCTGGAACATTTTGGACTTTAATTGCAGTTACAACAGGTATAGTTGTAACTGGTATTGCTTTTGCAGTACTTAAGTATAGAAAAGATGAGTCATATTTTGGTGATAAAATGAAAGACAGATTTTGTTATAAGCTATTAGCAAATCAGTATTATATGCCACATTTTTTTGAAAAAGTTGTGTTGAAGCCATACCTAGCTATGTCAAGATTTAGCTGGAAAGAGATAGATTTAAAAATAGTTGATACAATAGTAGATGCAATTGGTAAGTCAATATACAACACTGGTAGCGAGGGAAGAGTGATACAAACAAGAAATCTTTCAACAGCACTTAGATGGATGGCTGCTGGATTACTTGTATTAATCATTTTATCGATACTATTGGTATCATATAAATAA